Proteins from one Malania oleifera isolate guangnan ecotype guangnan chromosome 4, ASM2987363v1, whole genome shotgun sequence genomic window:
- the LOC131154240 gene encoding sucrose synthase-like isoform X2: MADHVLTRVHSLRERLDDTLVANRIEIQSLLARFESRGKGILQPHHLIAEIEAIPKEEREKLSDGAFGDILRSTQEAIVLPPWIALAVRPRPGVWEYVRVNIKTHTVEELTVAEFLHFKEELVDGSCNGNFVLELDFEPFTASFPRPTLSKSIGNGVEFLNRHLSAKMFHDKDSMYPLLEFLQTHHYKGKTMMLNDRIQNLDSLQFVLRKAEEYLTSLKPDTPYSDFEHKFQEIGLERGWGDTAERVLEMINLLLDLLEAPDPCTLEKFLGRIPMVFNVVILSPHGYFAQANVLGYPDTGGQVVYILDQVRALENEMLLRIKQQGLDIIPRILIVTRLLPDATGTTCNQRLEKVYGTEHSHIIRIPFRDEKGIVRRWISRFEVWPYLGTYTEDVANEIAGELQAKPDLIIGNYSDGNIVASLLAHKLGVTQCTIAHALEKTKYPDSDIYWKNFEEKYHFSCQFTADLIAMNHTDFIITSTFQEIAGSKDTVGQYESHTAFTLPGLYRVVHGIDVFDPKFNIVSPGADMAIYFPYTEEKKRLTALHPEIEELLFSTVENEEHLCVLKDQNKPIIFSMARLDRVKNMTGLVEWYGKNTRLRELANLVVVAGDRRKESKDLEEKEEMKKMHGLIETYKLNGQFRWISSQMNRVRNGELYRYIADTKGVFVQPAFYEAFGLTVVESMTCGLPTFATCHGGPAEIIVHGKSGFHIDPYHGDQAAELLVSFFEKCKEDSTHWDKISMGGLQRIHEKYTWQIYSERLMTLAGVYGFWKHVSNLDRRETRRYLEMFYALKYRKLAETVPLALEE; this comes from the exons ATGGCGGACCATGTTCTGACCCGTGTTCACAGCCTGAGGGAGCGGTTGGATGACACCCTCGTTGCTAACCGGATCGAAATCCAGTCACTCCTTGCCAG GTTTGAAAGCCGTGGGAAAGGAATTTTACAACCCCATCATCTTATAGCTGAGATCGAAGCAATCCCaaaggaggagagagaaaaaCTGTCTGATGGGGCATTTGGTGATATTTTGAGATCCACACAG GAAGCAATAGTTCTACCTCCATGGATTGCTCTTGCAGTTCGTCCGAGGCCCGGTGTCTGGGAATATGTAAGAGTGAATATTAAAACCCATACAGTTGAGGAGTTGACTGTGGCTGAGTTTTTGCACTTCAAAGAAGAACTTGTGGATGGAAG TTGCAATGGCAACTTTGTGCTTGAGTTGGACTTTGAACCTTTTACCGCATCTTTTCCTCGCCCGACTCTCTCAAAGTCCATTGGGAACGGTGTCGAGTTCCTCAACAGGCATCTGTCTGCAAAAATGTTCCATGACAAGGATAGCATGTACCCATTGCTTGAATTTCTTCAAACCCATCACTACAAGGGCAAG ACAATGATGCTGAATGATAGAATACAGAACCTGGATTCTCTCCAATTTGTTTTGAGGAAGGCAGAGGAATATCTGACCTCCTTGAAACCAGATACGCCTTATTCTGATTTTGAGCACAAGTTCCAGGAGATTGGTTTGGAAAGAGGGTGGGGTGATACCGCTGAGCGTGTTCTGGAAATGATTAATCTTCTTTTGGACCTTCTAGAGGCTCCAGATCCATGCACTCTCGAGAAAttccttgggagaattcccatGGTTTTCAATGTTGTTATTCTTTCTCCTCATGGATACTTTGCCCAAGCTAATGTTCTGGGCTATCCTGATACCGGAGGCCAG GTTGTTTATATTTTGGATCAAGTCCGTGCCTTGGAGAACGAGATGCTTCTTCGTATAAAGCAGCAAGGACTTGATATCATCCCTCGCATCCTCATT GTTACCCGGCTGCTCCCTGATGCCACAGGAACAACATGTAATCAACGTCTTGAGAAAGTTTACGGGACAGAACACTCACATATAATCCGAATTCCCTTTAGGGATGAGAAGGGAATAGTCCGTAGATGGATATCAAGATTTGAAGTGTGGCCATACTTGGGAACTTACACCGAG GATGTTGCAAATGAAATTGCTGGAGAGTTACAAGCTAAGCCAGATCTTATCATAGGCAACTATAGTGATGGAAACATCGTTGCCTCTTTGTTAGCACATAAATTAGGAGTTACACAG TGTACCATAGCCCATGCCCTTGAGAAAACAAAATATCCTGACTCTGACATTTATTGGAAAAATTTTGAGGAGAAGTACCACTTCTCTTGCCAGTTCACAGCTGACCTTATTGCTATGAACCATACTGATTTTATTATCACCAGCACTTTCCAAGAGATTGCTGGAAG CAAGGATACTGTTGGCCAGTATGAGAGTCACACTGCTTTCACCCTCCCAGGACTATACAGAGTTGTCCATGGGATCGATGTTTTTGACCCCAAGTTCAACATTGTCTCCCCTGGGGCAGACATGGCCATCTACTTCCCATATACAGAGGAGAAAAAGAGGCTCACAGCTCTGCACCCAGAAATTGAGGAACTCCTATTCAGCACCGTAGAGAATGAAGAACACTT ATGTGTGTTGAAAGACCAAAACAAGCCCATCATATTCTCAATGGCAAGGCTGGACCGTGTGAAGAACATGACAGGACTTGTTGAGTGGTATGGCAAGAACACCCGGTTGAGAGAGTTGGCTAACCTTGTTGTGGTGGCTGGGGACAGGAGGAAGGAATCCAAGGATTTGGAAGAGAAAGAAGAGATGAAAAAAATGCATGGTCTCATAGAGACTTACAAATTGAATGGCCAGTTCAGATGGATTTCTTCCCAAATGAACCGGGTGAGAAATGGTGAACTATACCGTTACATTGCTGACACAAAGGGTGTTTTTGTGCAACCTGCATTCTACGAGGCCTTTGGGTTGACAGTGGTCGAGTCCATGACCTGTGGGCTGCCAACATTTGCAACTTGCCATGGTGGCCCAGCAGAGATAATTGTGCATGGCAAATCTGGCTTCCACATTGATCCATACCACGGCGATCAGGCAGCTGAGCTCCTGGTGAGCTTCTTTGAGAAGTGCAAGGAAGACTCAACTCATTGGGACAAGATATCAATGGGAGGCCTGCAGCGAATCCATGAGAA ATACACATGGCAGATTTACTCCGAGAGGTTAATGACACTTGCTGGGGTTTATGGTTTCTGGAAGCATGTGTCTAACCTTGATCGCCGTGAGACTCGCCGCTATCTTGAGATGTTTTATGCACTCAAATACCGGAAGTTG GCTGAGACTGTTCCCTTGGCTCTTGAAGAGTAG
- the LOC131154240 gene encoding sucrose synthase-like isoform X1, which produces MADHVLTRVHSLRERLDDTLVANRIEIQSLLARFESRGKGILQPHHLIAEIEAIPKEEREKLSDGAFGDILRSTQEAIVLPPWIALAVRPRPGVWEYVRVNIKTHTVEELTVAEFLHFKEELVDGSCNGNFVLELDFEPFTASFPRPTLSKSIGNGVEFLNRHLSAKMFHDKDSMYPLLEFLQTHHYKGKTMMLNDRIQNLDSLQFVLRKAEEYLTSLKPDTPYSDFEHKFQEIGLERGWGDTAERVLEMINLLLDLLEAPDPCTLEKFLGRIPMVFNVVILSPHGYFAQANVLGYPDTGGQVVYILDQVRALENEMLLRIKQQGLDIIPRILIVTRLLPDATGTTCNQRLEKVYGTEHSHIIRIPFRDEKGIVRRWISRFEVWPYLGTYTEDVANEIAGELQAKPDLIIGNYSDGNIVASLLAHKLGVTQCTIAHALEKTKYPDSDIYWKNFEEKYHFSCQFTADLIAMNHTDFIITSTFQEIAGSKDTVGQYESHTAFTLPGLYRVVHGIDVFDPKFNIVSPGADMAIYFPYTEEKKRLTALHPEIEELLFSTVENEEHLCVLKDQNKPIIFSMARLDRVKNMTGLVEWYGKNTRLRELANLVVVAGDRRKESKDLEEKEEMKKMHGLIETYKLNGQFRWISSQMNRVRNGELYRYIADTKGVFVQPAFYEAFGLTVVESMTCGLPTFATCHGGPAEIIVHGKSGFHIDPYHGDQAAELLVSFFEKCKEDSTHWDKISMGGLQRIHEKYTWQIYSERLMTLAGVYGFWKHVSNLDRRETRRYLEMFYALKYRKLVSSFALSWCSFMKEHPFFGMGK; this is translated from the exons ATGGCGGACCATGTTCTGACCCGTGTTCACAGCCTGAGGGAGCGGTTGGATGACACCCTCGTTGCTAACCGGATCGAAATCCAGTCACTCCTTGCCAG GTTTGAAAGCCGTGGGAAAGGAATTTTACAACCCCATCATCTTATAGCTGAGATCGAAGCAATCCCaaaggaggagagagaaaaaCTGTCTGATGGGGCATTTGGTGATATTTTGAGATCCACACAG GAAGCAATAGTTCTACCTCCATGGATTGCTCTTGCAGTTCGTCCGAGGCCCGGTGTCTGGGAATATGTAAGAGTGAATATTAAAACCCATACAGTTGAGGAGTTGACTGTGGCTGAGTTTTTGCACTTCAAAGAAGAACTTGTGGATGGAAG TTGCAATGGCAACTTTGTGCTTGAGTTGGACTTTGAACCTTTTACCGCATCTTTTCCTCGCCCGACTCTCTCAAAGTCCATTGGGAACGGTGTCGAGTTCCTCAACAGGCATCTGTCTGCAAAAATGTTCCATGACAAGGATAGCATGTACCCATTGCTTGAATTTCTTCAAACCCATCACTACAAGGGCAAG ACAATGATGCTGAATGATAGAATACAGAACCTGGATTCTCTCCAATTTGTTTTGAGGAAGGCAGAGGAATATCTGACCTCCTTGAAACCAGATACGCCTTATTCTGATTTTGAGCACAAGTTCCAGGAGATTGGTTTGGAAAGAGGGTGGGGTGATACCGCTGAGCGTGTTCTGGAAATGATTAATCTTCTTTTGGACCTTCTAGAGGCTCCAGATCCATGCACTCTCGAGAAAttccttgggagaattcccatGGTTTTCAATGTTGTTATTCTTTCTCCTCATGGATACTTTGCCCAAGCTAATGTTCTGGGCTATCCTGATACCGGAGGCCAG GTTGTTTATATTTTGGATCAAGTCCGTGCCTTGGAGAACGAGATGCTTCTTCGTATAAAGCAGCAAGGACTTGATATCATCCCTCGCATCCTCATT GTTACCCGGCTGCTCCCTGATGCCACAGGAACAACATGTAATCAACGTCTTGAGAAAGTTTACGGGACAGAACACTCACATATAATCCGAATTCCCTTTAGGGATGAGAAGGGAATAGTCCGTAGATGGATATCAAGATTTGAAGTGTGGCCATACTTGGGAACTTACACCGAG GATGTTGCAAATGAAATTGCTGGAGAGTTACAAGCTAAGCCAGATCTTATCATAGGCAACTATAGTGATGGAAACATCGTTGCCTCTTTGTTAGCACATAAATTAGGAGTTACACAG TGTACCATAGCCCATGCCCTTGAGAAAACAAAATATCCTGACTCTGACATTTATTGGAAAAATTTTGAGGAGAAGTACCACTTCTCTTGCCAGTTCACAGCTGACCTTATTGCTATGAACCATACTGATTTTATTATCACCAGCACTTTCCAAGAGATTGCTGGAAG CAAGGATACTGTTGGCCAGTATGAGAGTCACACTGCTTTCACCCTCCCAGGACTATACAGAGTTGTCCATGGGATCGATGTTTTTGACCCCAAGTTCAACATTGTCTCCCCTGGGGCAGACATGGCCATCTACTTCCCATATACAGAGGAGAAAAAGAGGCTCACAGCTCTGCACCCAGAAATTGAGGAACTCCTATTCAGCACCGTAGAGAATGAAGAACACTT ATGTGTGTTGAAAGACCAAAACAAGCCCATCATATTCTCAATGGCAAGGCTGGACCGTGTGAAGAACATGACAGGACTTGTTGAGTGGTATGGCAAGAACACCCGGTTGAGAGAGTTGGCTAACCTTGTTGTGGTGGCTGGGGACAGGAGGAAGGAATCCAAGGATTTGGAAGAGAAAGAAGAGATGAAAAAAATGCATGGTCTCATAGAGACTTACAAATTGAATGGCCAGTTCAGATGGATTTCTTCCCAAATGAACCGGGTGAGAAATGGTGAACTATACCGTTACATTGCTGACACAAAGGGTGTTTTTGTGCAACCTGCATTCTACGAGGCCTTTGGGTTGACAGTGGTCGAGTCCATGACCTGTGGGCTGCCAACATTTGCAACTTGCCATGGTGGCCCAGCAGAGATAATTGTGCATGGCAAATCTGGCTTCCACATTGATCCATACCACGGCGATCAGGCAGCTGAGCTCCTGGTGAGCTTCTTTGAGAAGTGCAAGGAAGACTCAACTCATTGGGACAAGATATCAATGGGAGGCCTGCAGCGAATCCATGAGAA ATACACATGGCAGATTTACTCCGAGAGGTTAATGACACTTGCTGGGGTTTATGGTTTCTGGAAGCATGTGTCTAACCTTGATCGCCGTGAGACTCGCCGCTATCTTGAGATGTTTTATGCACTCAAATACCGGAAGTTGGTAAGCTCATTTGCCTTGTCTTGGTGTTCTTTCATGAAAGAACATCCATTCTTTGGTATGGGAAAATGA